The Camelina sativa cultivar DH55 chromosome 16, Cs, whole genome shotgun sequence sequence AAGTATTTGTAACAAACAAacttaagattttaaatttagttaaagGCGTTAATGGGAATCACACCCTATATGGTGTAGCCTAGCCTATGCATGCATGTAAAGCTAAAGCCACCACCCACAAGTTCAATATAGATTAATACTATTATTTCTTGCTTGTATTATAAAAAGACCaattcatataaattaaaaatcaacaaacaaatattgagtATCATTGTGGATGTTAAGATCCTCATCGGATGTCTTTGCTTGAGACATAACAATATAACATGGTTTGGATGGAGGACCTCCGagaagattaaatttttttatatataattattcttgacgattaaatcaaaatttgtgATTCATAAAATGTGTCCAATTGTTGATACGATCCATCCTCGATGTTGCAATATAGATTATTAAATAACATTAGttaacacatattttatttttaatttcaaatttagtCCCATCAAAGTTTTTAATTCTCTATAACGAATTTGTTTTCATCAGAATAATGATAAATTTAATCGTAGTAACGAAAATCAAAAAGTTGAATACATATTGTTTACTGTGTGTGCTAGCTAACCACAATGTTTATCGGGCTAGAAATGTTCGAAAAAGCCCGACTTCAATATGGGCCGTCACAAAGAGAACCCATACTTAAATAAGATTTAGTAAACCAGGACAAAAACGTAATTCCCGACAATATAAATCATGATTCATATTCATATGggtctcatctctctctctatctgggacaacataatcatataataataataataaacaacaaaatacaaaaaagaaatacGTGGCAGTAACAAACAACACGAGACGACAACAAaatcgcctctctctctcttgtcgctcaaaaatcaaaactgtcCCCCTTAAGGCTCATCGATCcactgtgagagagagagagagagatcacgaATCCGAGATCTTCCTCCTCCGCGAGATTCGGAATTCCGATCGAAGATATGGCGGAAACTCACGGTGGTTGCTGTCCGCCGATGGATCTGATGCGTTCCGAGCCTATGCAACTCGTTCGAGTCATTGTTCCCATGGAATCCGCTCATCTTACCGTCTCTTATCTTGGCGATCTCGGCCTCGTCCAGTTCAAAGACGTGCGTTATACACTTttactctctctccctctctctctctctatgatcATTCATCTCTGTGACTCTGTCTACCTTTTGATTGATGATTTCATTTAGTAGGCGTGTTCGATCATCCATTGCAATATGTTGTTGATCTGTTGAAGCATTGTCTTTTGAANNNNNNNNNNNNNNNNNNNNNNNNNNNNNNNNNNNNNNNNNNNNNNNNNNNNNNNNNNNNNNNNNNNNNNNNNNNNNNNNNNNNNNNNNNNNNNNNNNNNNNNNNNNNNNNNNNNNNNNNNNNNNNNNNNNNNNNNNNNNNNNNNNNNNNNNNNNNNNNNNNNNNNNNNNNNNNNNNNNNNNNNNNNNNNNNNNNNNNNNNNNNNNNNNNNNNNNNNNNNNNNNNNNNNNNNNNNNNNNNNNNNNNNNNNNNNNNNNNNNNNNNNNNNNNNNNNNNNNNNNNNNNNNNNNNNNNNNNNNNNNNNNNNNNNNNNNNNNNNNNNNNNNNNNNNNNNNNNNNNNNNNNNNNNNNNNNNNNNNNNNNNNNNNNNNNNNNNNNNNNNNNNNNNNNNNNNNNNNNNNNNNNNNNNNNNNNNNNNNNNNNNNNNNNNNNNNNNNNNNNNNNNNNNNNNNNNNNNNNNNNNNNNNNNNNNNNNNNNNNNNNNNNNNNNNNNNNNNNNNNNNNNNNNNNNNNNNNNNNNNNNNNNNNNNNNNNNNNNNNNNNNNNNNNNNNNNNNNNNNNttttttttttttttttttttttttttgtgtgtgtgtgtgtgtgtagaaagaaatgaaagaaaGTTTTATCGTATAATGGTAAAAATTggttttctctttgttgttgtcgttgatgGATGAAGATAAAAAGATGTGGAGAGATGGCACGAAAGATACGTTTCTTCAAGGACCAAATGTCAAAGGCAGGAGTTACTCCCAAAGATTTCCTAGACAAAGAAAATGATATTGATTTGGATGATGTTGAGGTGAATCGAATCCAGATgcctgcttttttttttttttttttttNTTGGTACTTTATGCTTCCCGTTTCTTCTTGcttatacttttttcttcttcctcctttatTCAGGTAAAGCTTGGAGAGCTAGAAGCTGAACTTGTTGAAATCAATGCTAATAATGACAAGTTGCAGCGGTCTTATAATGAACTTGTGGAGTACAAGCTTGTTCTTGAGAAGGTAAATGTCTTTTCATTCTACTTAAATCACATTTTTTGCCGCCTTACATGTAGAGTCCTATAATTTTTCTTACTTGGATTTAAACTCGTTTGACAGTTTTCTGGTTCTGTAAATATATTTACCTGAGGAGAAAATTCGATACTAATGCCACCACACTATATATAATGTTTGTTCCACAGTGTTTTAGTGAGTGTAAAGGGTCTTCTATAGTGCAAAATGCATATTTACACTATTATGGTTATAGCGTTGGATGTGCATCTCGTGCTATATTCATGtggatgttattgtttttaggCTGGTGAGTTTTTTGCTTCAGCCCATAGAAGTGCTACCGCACAACAGAGTGAGATAGAAACACAGGAAGCTGGTGAAGACCTCCTTGAGGCTCCTTTGTTGCAGGAAGTATGAAAGCTGCGACTGTTTTTCTTCGTcgagttttgttttctcaaaatagCCTTACAAACTCTCCCTTTTAACAGGAGAAGTCTGTTGATCCAACAAAGCAAGTAAAGCTTGGATTCCTCACTGGGCTAGTGCCTCGTGAAAAGTCTATGGTGTTCGAGAGGATCCTATTTCGTGCAACTAGGGGAAACATCTTCATACGACAGTCTGTCATTGAAGAGTCCGTTGTTGATCCCAACTCTGGGGAGAAGGTTAGCTGCTTATGTTCTGCTCGTAGGTTCTCTTAAGCATAATGTCTCTTTCCTCATAGGCGCATgcagattaaaattttaaattctttatGTACTTTCTACGTTCCTCATATGCACATGCTATTATACGTCATTTGAACTGCCTCTATggttttatctttcttttgccGATCTACCTATAAAATATATTGTTCTACATGGAATCCtgttattttggaaaaatatactCATTCTGTTTGCCTCTGCCAGGAGTTGACTTTATCTAAAATAATGTTACAGGCTGAGAAAAATGTATTTGTTGTCTTCTATTCTGGGGAAAGAGCAAAAAGCAAAATTCTTAAGATATGTGAAGCTTTTGGGGCCAATCGCTATCCTTTCAGCGAAGACCTGGGCAGACAAGCTCAAATGATGACTGAGGTATGTATATTCTTATTCTTATGATATATGAGTGATTCCGCTATTTTTCTATCATTAGTCATATATTTCTGTGCATTTATCTGTACAACTTTTAGCTTTATTTCTGGGCATGAGTTATAGATGATCACCATATGAAGCTTTAGTCAATTGTTTTGTATAATAACCAACAGGTAACGATGGATTTATATATTTCCTCTGCATAATGCTTATTGAGGGTTGTATAgactaattttagtttatagtcattgTGGATTATATCCTCGCAGTAATAGCTTGTGATGGGAAGGTCAGCGTTTCTAAGTTGAACAGTTGCTGTATATCTTGGGAGTAGCGGTTAATAGGTCtcagagagttttttttttgttaaggagGAGAAAAGCATGTTACGGACCTTCCTTGTACCTTTTTTGTGGTCCATGTTAATTTGGGAGCTTTATTTGGGTGGAATATGTTTGTGCACACATGGTTAGCATCCATGTGAGAGTACATCTTAGGCCAGTGATTTATCTGATTTCACGTTTCACTATATTGATGATATTATATCCCCAGAAACTATTAACCTTGTTTAGTTTTCTCATACTGTTTCAGGTTTCAGGTCGGTTATCAGAACTTAAAACTACCATAGGTGCTGGGTTGGATCACCGCAACATTCTTTTGGAGACCATCGGAGAAAAATTTGAGCAATGGAACCTCAAGGTATTATCTTATTTGGAGCTTTGTTTTCTCTAGTAGAGTGCCAGTTGGTGCTCAATATCAGTGTCAGGTAAGATCAGTTATCATCACAAATCTTTACCTACGCAGGTTCGCAAAGAAAAAGCCATCTATCACACCTTGAACATGCTTAGTCTTGATGTGACTAAGAAGTGCCTTGTGGGTGAGGGCTGGAGTCCTGTCTTTGCTGCAACAGAAGTGAGTTACTTTACTTGCATATAGTTAAAATTATTGCATATGTTACTCGTGCCACAGTGAGTTTAAATTTTTGCACCTGCAGCTTCAAGATGCGTTGCAGCGTGCTGCGGTTGACTCTAATTCTCAAGTTGGATCAATTTTCCAAGTCCTGAGGACCAAAGAGATGCCTCCGACTTTTTTCCGCACAAACAAATTTACTACAGCTTTCCAGGAAATTGTTGATGCATACGGGTAAGCATCTTTTCTGGAACTTCATCTGCTGTTTAGGAAAGAGGAAATCGGAAATTGGATTGATAATAACTAACATATTCTTAGGATTAGTGGATACTTGAGTAATATGATTTTGCCTCTTATACACTCGTtaagatataaaattatgttttggtttcaaCTGTTTCTGATTTGTATTAGCTTCCGTTTTTTACTCAATATGGAATACCCCTGAATATTTCTATAAGCTGTGTTTTCAATTATCAATTCAGTTGGTAGAAACAacctttcttgtttctttatctttttcactCATGCAATGTCCATGGATTTTCTCATGTGTTCGTCTCTTGAATTCCATGGATCTTCTTTGATCACTACATTGCAGTGTGGCGAAATATCAAGAGGCCAATCCTAGTGTCTTCACAATTGTTACCTTCCCCTTCCTGTTTGCTGTTATGTTTGGTGACTGGGGTCATGGAATCTGCCTGCTGCTTGCAACTATGTATTTAatattgagagaaaagaaacttTCCAGCCAGGTAATATCCTTAATTGACAGCATCTATTTTCCGACTGAGCACAGTATAAGATTGGTATCTGTTTCAGCAAAACCCGcaaattggttttgttgtatGTTGATGTATTAAGACTTGTGTGAAAATGTCATGTTAAACAGAATTCACTTAAGAGTTGTTACTTTAATTAGTCGTCAATCTTTGTCTTTCTTGCAAGTTCTTGATGCTAACCCATCAATCCTTGCTTTTTGACAACAGAAACTTGGGGATATTATGGAAATGGCTTTTGGTGGTCGTTACGTTATTTTTATGATGTCACTCTTCTCAATATACACTGGTTTAATCTACAACGAGTTCTTCTCTATACCATATCCATTGTTTGCCAGCTCAGCATACGAATGCCGTGATGTTTCTTGCAGGTATGTCAACTTGTTCTCTAACCCCTTTTGCATTAGAGGAA is a genomic window containing:
- the LOC104751799 gene encoding V-type proton ATPase subunit a2 translates to MKIKRCGEMARKIRFFKDQMSKAGVTPKDFLDKENDIDLDDVEVKLGELEAELVEINANNDKLQRSYNELVEYKLVLEKAGEFFASAHRSATAQQSEIETQEAGEDLLEAPLLQEEKSVDPTKQVKLGFLTGLVPREKSMVFERILFRATRGNIFIRQSVIEESVVDPNSGEKAEKNVFVVFYSGERAKSKILKICEAFGANRYPFSEDLGRQAQMMTEVSGRLSELKTTIGAGLDHRNILLETIGEKFEQWNLKVRKEKAIYHTLNMLSLDVTKKCLVGEGWSPVFAATELQDALQRAAVDSNSQVGSIFQVLRTKEMPPTFFRTNKFTTAFQEIVDAYGVAKYQEANPSVFTIVTFPFLFAVMFGDWGHGICLLLATMYLILREKKLSSQKLGDIMEMAFGGRYVIFMMSLFSIYTGLIYNEFFSIPYPLFASSAYECRDVSCSEATTIGLIKTRDTYPFGVDPVWHGTRSELPFLNSLKMKMSILLGVAQMNLGIIMSFFNAKFFKSAVNVWFQFVPQMIFLNCLFGYLSVLIIIKWCTGSQADLYHVMIYMFLSPMDDLGENQLFPNQKIVQLTFLFLALVSVPWMLLPKPFILKKQHEARHQGQSYAQLDETDESLQVETNGGGHGHEEFEFSEIFVHQLIHTIEFVLGAVSNTASYLRLWALSLAHSELSSVFYEKVLLMAWGFNNILILIIGILVFIFATVGVLLVMETLSAFLHALRLHWVEYQNKFYEGDGYKFAPFTFTLVGNEEE